In one Streptomyces marincola genomic region, the following are encoded:
- a CDS encoding dipeptidase, whose translation MQHSPEQDTVATAVAALMPRAREELAELVAFRSVADPAQYPVEECHAAADWIAAALRAEGFDEVALLDTPDGTRSVYGHLPGPQGAPTVLLYAHYDVQPPLDEERWISPPFELTERDGRWYGRGAADCKGGVLMHLLALRALRSTGGVPVGVKVIAEGSEEQGTGGLERYAEEHPELLAADVIVIGDTGNVRVGQPTVTASLRGMAALRVRVESLAGNLHSGAFGGAAPDALAALIRMLASLHAEDGSTTIDGLAGDGTWQGSDYAEERFRADAQVLDGVGLMGSGSVADRLWARPSVTVCGIDCPPVVGATPAVQAGARALLGLRVPPGVPAREAGDLLAAHLTARAPWGVRVETELVGTGEGFLADTASPAYEAMESALRDAYDGTRMAVVGQGGSIPLTSTLAGLYPETEILLIGLSEPEARIHAVNESVSPEELRRLAVAEALFLRRCATAGRG comes from the coding sequence ATGCAGCACAGTCCGGAGCAGGACACCGTCGCCACCGCTGTCGCGGCGCTCATGCCGCGCGCCCGGGAGGAGTTGGCCGAGCTGGTCGCCTTCCGCTCCGTGGCGGACCCGGCGCAGTACCCCGTCGAGGAGTGCCACGCGGCGGCCGACTGGATCGCCGCGGCGCTCAGGGCGGAGGGCTTCGACGAGGTGGCGCTGCTGGACACGCCGGACGGGACGCGTTCGGTGTACGGGCACCTGCCGGGCCCGCAGGGCGCGCCGACCGTTCTGCTGTACGCGCACTACGACGTACAGCCGCCGCTGGACGAGGAGCGCTGGATCTCGCCGCCGTTCGAGCTGACCGAACGCGACGGCCGCTGGTACGGGCGCGGCGCGGCCGACTGCAAGGGCGGCGTGCTGATGCACCTGCTCGCGCTGCGGGCCCTGCGGTCCACCGGTGGGGTGCCCGTCGGCGTGAAGGTGATCGCGGAGGGGTCGGAGGAGCAGGGCACCGGCGGCCTGGAGCGGTACGCGGAGGAGCACCCCGAGCTGCTGGCCGCCGATGTGATCGTGATCGGCGACACCGGGAACGTCCGCGTGGGGCAGCCGACGGTGACGGCCTCGCTGCGCGGCATGGCGGCGCTGCGGGTGCGGGTCGAGAGCCTGGCGGGCAACCTGCACTCCGGGGCGTTCGGCGGCGCGGCGCCGGACGCGCTCGCCGCGTTGATCCGGATGCTGGCCTCCCTGCACGCGGAGGACGGGTCCACCACCATCGACGGGCTCGCGGGGGACGGCACCTGGCAGGGGAGCGACTACGCGGAGGAGCGGTTCCGGGCGGACGCGCAGGTGCTCGACGGGGTGGGGCTCATGGGCTCGGGTTCCGTGGCGGACCGGCTGTGGGCCCGGCCTTCGGTGACGGTGTGCGGCATCGACTGCCCGCCGGTGGTGGGCGCGACGCCGGCGGTGCAGGCCGGCGCGCGGGCGCTGCTCGGCCTGCGGGTGCCGCCCGGAGTGCCGGCGCGCGAGGCCGGTGACCTGCTGGCCGCCCACCTGACCGCGCGGGCCCCGTGGGGCGTGCGGGTCGAGACCGAACTGGTGGGCACCGGGGAGGGGTTTCTGGCCGACACCGCGAGTCCGGCGTACGAGGCGATGGAGTCGGCGCTGCGCGACGCGTACGACGGCACCCGCATGGCGGTGGTCGGGCAGGGCGGGTCGATTCCGCTGACCAGCACGCTCGCCGGGCTCTACCCCGAGACGGAGATCCTGCTGATCGGGCTGAGCGAGCCCGAGGCGCGCATCCACGCGGTGAACGAGAGCGTGTCGCCGGAGGAGCTGCGGCGCCTGGCCGTGGCCGAGGCCCTCTTCCTGCGGCGGTGCGCCACGGCGGGGCGCGGCTGA
- a CDS encoding class F sortase, translated as MAAGTGQQAPPPQPGDARRAAGAAAPGGAAGAAAPLRPAVPTWVSIPAIDVEAPLMNVGLDPEGWVDAPPQEIANLAGWYQDGAAPGARGTAVIVGHVDNASGPAVFYGLGVLRPGDAVEVIREDGVAVRFTVYDVAVYDKDEVPPSVYHDTGQPELRVITCGGSFEQDSGYEDNVVVYARMTDAG; from the coding sequence ATGGCGGCGGGCACAGGGCAGCAGGCACCTCCGCCCCAGCCGGGCGACGCGCGGCGCGCGGCCGGCGCCGCCGCGCCCGGCGGCGCCGCGGGCGCGGCGGCACCCCTGCGGCCCGCCGTTCCCACCTGGGTCTCCATCCCCGCCATCGACGTGGAGGCCCCGCTCATGAACGTCGGCCTCGACCCCGAGGGCTGGGTCGACGCGCCCCCGCAGGAGATCGCCAACCTCGCCGGCTGGTACCAGGACGGCGCCGCACCCGGCGCCCGGGGCACCGCCGTGATCGTCGGCCACGTGGACAACGCCTCGGGCCCTGCCGTGTTCTACGGCCTGGGCGTACTGCGCCCCGGGGACGCCGTCGAGGTGATCCGCGAGGACGGCGTGGCCGTCCGCTTCACCGTGTACGACGTCGCGGTCTACGACAAGGACGAGGTGCCGCCGTCGGTCTACCACGACACCGGGCAGCCGGAACTGCGCGTGATCACCTGCGGCGGCAGCTTCGAGCAGGACTCGGGCTACGAGGACAACGTCGTGGTGTACGCGCGCATGACGGACGCCGGGTGA
- a CDS encoding geranylgeranyl reductase family protein has protein sequence MTSENEAGAELVWDVVVVGAGPGGASAARAAAEAGRRVLLLEKAELPRYKTCGGGIIGPSRDALPPGFELPLRDRVHAVTFSLNGRLTRTRRSKRMLFGLVNRPEFDQRLVEAAVRAGAELRTGAAVSRVEQHGPAVPDRRTVAVVLANGETVLARAVVGADGSASRIGAHVGVRVGQVDLGLESEIPVPPEVARDWAGRVLIDWGPLPGSYGWVFPKGDTLTVGVISARGDGAATKRYLEDFIARLGLAGFEPSISSGHLTRCRTDDSPLSRGRVLVCGDAAGLLEPWTREGISFALRSGRLAGQWAVRVAEAGDAVDARRQALNYAFAIKSGLGVEMGVGRRVLGVYAEHPRLLHTAMVGFRPAWAAFGRITRGSTTLAGLVRAHPVARRTLAALDPAPGKDGNAGEGDKARKRPAGSGDQETSAGSASSSPGS, from the coding sequence GTGACCAGCGAGAACGAAGCCGGGGCCGAACTGGTGTGGGACGTCGTGGTGGTGGGTGCCGGACCCGGAGGGGCGTCCGCCGCCCGGGCCGCGGCGGAGGCCGGCCGGCGCGTTCTGCTCCTGGAGAAGGCGGAACTGCCCCGCTACAAGACCTGCGGCGGCGGCATCATCGGGCCGTCGAGGGACGCGCTGCCACCCGGGTTCGAACTCCCCCTGCGCGACCGCGTGCACGCCGTCACGTTCTCGCTGAACGGCCGGCTCACCCGCACCAGGCGCTCCAAGCGGATGCTGTTCGGCCTGGTCAACCGCCCCGAGTTCGACCAGCGGCTGGTCGAGGCCGCGGTGCGGGCGGGCGCCGAACTGCGCACCGGGGCCGCGGTGTCGCGCGTCGAGCAGCACGGCCCCGCCGTCCCCGACCGGCGCACCGTCGCCGTCGTGCTCGCGAACGGGGAGACCGTGCTCGCCCGGGCCGTGGTCGGCGCCGACGGCAGCGCGAGCCGGATAGGCGCGCACGTCGGCGTGCGCGTGGGGCAGGTGGACCTCGGCCTCGAATCGGAGATCCCCGTGCCACCCGAGGTCGCCCGCGACTGGGCCGGCCGCGTCCTGATCGACTGGGGGCCGCTGCCCGGCTCCTACGGGTGGGTCTTCCCCAAGGGCGACACCCTCACCGTGGGTGTGATCTCCGCCCGGGGCGACGGCGCCGCGACCAAGCGCTACCTGGAGGACTTCATCGCGCGCCTCGGCCTGGCCGGGTTCGAGCCCTCGATCTCCTCCGGCCACCTCACCCGCTGCCGCACCGACGACTCGCCGCTCTCCCGCGGCCGGGTCCTGGTCTGCGGCGACGCGGCCGGCCTGCTGGAGCCGTGGACGCGGGAGGGCATCTCCTTCGCCCTGCGCTCGGGGCGGCTGGCCGGCCAGTGGGCCGTGCGCGTCGCCGAGGCCGGCGACGCCGTCGACGCCCGCAGGCAGGCGCTGAACTACGCGTTCGCCATCAAGTCGGGACTCGGCGTCGAGATGGGCGTCGGGCGCCGCGTGCTCGGGGTCTACGCCGAGCACCCCCGGCTGCTGCACACCGCCATGGTCGGTTTCCGCCCCGCGTGGGCCGCGTTCGGGCGCATCACGCGCGGCTCGACCACCCTGGCCGGCCTGGTCCGCGCCCACCCCGTGGCGCGCAGAACGCTGGCCGCCCTCGACCCGGCGCCGGGCAAGGACGGGAACGCGGGGGAGGGCGACAAGGCGCGGAAGCGGCCGGCGGGCAGCGGGGATCAGGAGACCAGCGCGGGCTCCGCCAGCAGCAGCCCGGGGTCCTGA
- a CDS encoding ROK family protein translates to MTTDLVAAVDIGGTKIAGALVDADGVLLHRVQRPTPAKDPAEGVMRALTGVLTALTEHAAWERVVAVGIGSAGPVDARLGTVSPVNIPGWRDFPLVDGVRATVGALPVTLVGDGAAIAAGEHWRGAARDRANALCMVVSTGVGGGLILDGRLRPGPTGNAGHIGHISVDFNGDLCPCGGRGCVERIASGTNIARYALAAGWRPEPEDGDATAAGVARAAARGNPVAVEAFERSAHALAAGIAATATLVELETVVVGGGVSLSGEVLFGPLRRALGAYATLPFVRSIEVVPAQLGADAGLVGAAAACWSDAATFLAHGAAGN, encoded by the coding sequence ATGACCACTGATCTTGTCGCTGCCGTGGACATCGGCGGCACGAAAATCGCCGGCGCCCTCGTGGACGCCGACGGTGTGCTTCTCCACCGTGTGCAGCGCCCCACCCCGGCCAAGGACCCGGCCGAGGGCGTCATGCGTGCACTGACCGGCGTGCTCACGGCGCTGACCGAGCACGCCGCGTGGGAGCGTGTCGTGGCCGTCGGCATCGGCAGCGCGGGCCCGGTCGACGCCCGCCTCGGCACGGTCAGCCCGGTCAACATCCCCGGCTGGCGCGACTTCCCGCTCGTCGACGGCGTCCGCGCGACCGTCGGCGCCCTGCCCGTCACGCTGGTCGGCGACGGCGCGGCCATCGCCGCGGGCGAGCACTGGCGCGGCGCCGCGCGCGACCGCGCCAACGCGCTGTGCATGGTGGTCTCCACCGGCGTCGGCGGCGGCCTGATCCTGGACGGGCGCCTGCGCCCGGGACCCACGGGCAACGCCGGCCACATCGGCCACATCAGCGTCGACTTCAACGGCGACCTGTGCCCCTGCGGCGGTCGCGGCTGCGTGGAACGCATCGCCAGCGGCACGAACATCGCCCGCTACGCGCTCGCGGCCGGCTGGCGCCCCGAGCCCGAGGACGGCGACGCCACCGCCGCGGGTGTCGCCCGCGCGGCGGCCCGGGGCAACCCGGTGGCCGTCGAGGCGTTCGAACGGTCGGCGCACGCGCTCGCCGCCGGCATCGCCGCGACCGCGACCCTCGTCGAGCTGGAGACCGTCGTGGTCGGCGGGGGAGTGAGCCTGTCGGGCGAGGTGCTGTTCGGCCCGCTGCGCCGCGCGCTCGGCGCGTACGCCACGCTGCCGTTCGTGCGGTCCATCGAGGTCGTGCCCGCGCAGCTCGGTGCCGACGCGGGGCTGGTCGGCGCCGCCGCCGCCTGCTGGAGCGACGCGGCCACGTTTCTGGCCCACGGCGCAGCGGGCAACTGA
- a CDS encoding NUDIX hydrolase — translation MIIWLNGAFGAGKTTVAHELLHLLPGSTLYDPELVAAGLRAMLPKERLAHVDEVQDLPSWRRLVVDTGAALLAELPGPLIAPMTLLEQEYRDEIFGGFAARRIPVQHFLLHVEETFLRSRIDQRAAVDGDAVRGWCLGHLPRYGAALPWLTADAHTLETSRLTPRQTAELLAEGVRTGAGTCEIVQTPAPSAETLAAGVLFFDDEDRVLLVDPTYKPGWEFPGGVVEAGEPPARAAVREVAEELGLHLTHEPALLIVDWEPPSPPRFGGLRLLFDGGRLAPDRMRDLLLPGAELRGWRFAAQDEAERLLSPGRFARLRWALRARAEGRPLNLEAGVPVGG, via the coding sequence GTGATTATCTGGCTGAACGGCGCCTTCGGCGCGGGCAAGACGACCGTCGCCCACGAGCTGCTGCACCTGCTGCCGGGCAGCACGCTCTACGACCCGGAGCTCGTCGCCGCCGGGCTGCGCGCCATGCTGCCCAAGGAGCGGCTGGCCCACGTCGACGAGGTCCAGGACCTGCCCTCCTGGCGCCGGCTCGTCGTCGACACGGGGGCCGCGCTGCTGGCCGAGCTGCCCGGCCCGCTGATCGCGCCCATGACGCTTCTCGAACAGGAGTACCGCGACGAGATATTCGGCGGGTTCGCCGCCCGCCGCATACCCGTGCAGCACTTCCTGCTCCACGTAGAAGAAACGTTCCTGCGCAGCCGGATCGACCAGCGCGCCGCGGTCGACGGCGACGCCGTGCGCGGCTGGTGCCTCGGCCACCTGCCGCGCTACGGCGCCGCACTCCCGTGGCTGACCGCGGACGCCCACACCCTGGAGACCTCGCGGCTCACGCCGCGGCAGACCGCGGAACTGCTCGCCGAGGGCGTCAGAACGGGCGCCGGCACGTGCGAGATCGTGCAGACCCCCGCGCCGAGCGCCGAGACCCTGGCGGCCGGCGTCCTGTTCTTCGACGACGAGGACCGCGTCCTGCTGGTCGACCCCACCTACAAGCCGGGCTGGGAGTTCCCCGGCGGTGTCGTCGAGGCCGGCGAGCCGCCGGCCCGGGCCGCTGTGCGCGAGGTCGCCGAGGAACTGGGCCTGCACCTCACCCACGAACCCGCCCTGCTCATCGTCGACTGGGAGCCGCCCTCCCCGCCCCGCTTCGGCGGCCTGCGCCTTCTCTTCGACGGCGGGCGGCTCGCCCCCGACCGGATGCGCGACCTGCTGCTTCCGGGCGCCGAGCTGCGCGGCTGGCGGTTCGCCGCCCAGGACGAGGCAGAACGGCTGCTGTCGCCCGGCAGGTTCGCCCGGTTGCGCTGGGCGCTGCGCGCCCGCGCCGAGGGCCGGCCGCTCAACCTGGAGGCGGGCGTCCCCGTGGGCGGCTGA